One stretch of Armigeres subalbatus isolate Guangzhou_Male chromosome 2, GZ_Asu_2, whole genome shotgun sequence DNA includes these proteins:
- the LOC134213895 gene encoding sulfotransferase 1 family member D1-like encodes MSFEYLEIQDSDYLEHHVENEELDYILVKNRSIETVPIESWNPPAYCFTRRFQNYEGELKNFAVHPDDIWIASYPKSGTTWCQEMVWLICNNLNYDAAKTQPLKTRFPFLDVSLIHDLPDGRNSFQVVQNMPSPRFIKTHLPVSMLPTQYWSTLPKTVHICRNVKSVAVSYYHHSKNYFFRGTKEQFVRSFMKNLQFYSPIHSHVIGYHSLIGCNNILYLTYEDMKQDLRKEVERVCSFFKLNYNCDQLDSLCKHISFNSMKNNIACNYEDAADMDWKNKDPDSRFIRRGEVDSWKKELSSELCQELDEWNEKSIENERFRGLFT; translated from the exons ATGTCGTTCGAGTACTTAGAGATACAAGACTCTGATTATTTAGAACACCATGTTGAAAATGAAGAACTTGATTATATTCTAGTAAAGAATCGCTCGATAGAAACTGTTCCCATTGAGTCTTGGAATCCACCAGCGTATTGCTTTACACGAAG attccaAAACTATGAAGGGGAATTAAAGAATTTCGCAGTACATCCTGATGATATATGGATAGCATCTTATCCCAAAAGTGGTACAACATGGTGCCAAGAAATGGTGTGGTTAATATGTAACAATTTGAACTATGATGCGGCGAAAACTCAACCTTTGAAAACGCGATTCCCATTCTTGGA CGTCAGCTTGATACATGATTTACCGGATGGAAGAAACTCTTTTCAGGTTGTACAAAACATGCCATCACCGAGATTCATAAAGACACATTTACCAGTGTCTATGCTACCAACGCAATATTGGAGCACTCTACCGAAAACTGTGCATATTTGCAGAAATGTAAAATCTGTTGCTGTTTCATATTATCATCACTCGAAAAACTATTTCTTCCGTGGGACAAAGGAGCAGTTCGTCAGATCatttatgaaaaatttacaGTTCTACTCTCCGATTCATAGTCACGTGATCGGTTATCATTCGCTAATAGGCTGTAATAATATTCTCTATTTGACATACGAAGATATGAAGCAAGATCTCAGAAAAGAGGTCGAAAGggtttgttcttttttcaagctCAACTATAATTGTGATCAACTGGACTCATTGTGCAAACATATATCGTTTAATTCTATGAAAAACAATATAGCTTGTAACTATGAGGATGCAGCGGATATGGATTGGAAGAACAAGGACCCGGATTCAAGATTTATTCGCAGGGGAGAAGTAGACAGTTGGAAGAAAGAGCTAAGTTCAGAATTGTGTCAGGAGTTAGATGAGTGGAACGAGAAGTCAATCGAAAATGAAAGATTCAGAGGATTATTTACTTga